The region AACAGTTGGAGTGTTAAACTCTGTTAGCTATGCTTCTGTATAATTTATGGCGTGGAACACCTATCTGAACTTATATGGTGGTCCATGTTCTGTAAGAAGAAGTAGTTCCAAGCAATGTATGCATAGCTGGCAGCAAAGATGTTTAAATGTTTACTCTGACGCAGGAACTACCGAGGCAAACATACATAGCTCCCCCCGGGGCTCCTCAACTCACCCTCCATTCACTCCTGACTCATCCGGCCACCACTCCCTGCACTTGGCCATCCGTTTTCCTGATGCACTGTAATATGTTACCACTGCCAAGCATGTTTTGCCGGGACtgacatcaatcatcatgcgattcGTGCCATGCCATCAGTTCCATCATGCCATACCATGCCATCAGTTCCATCATGCCATACCATGCCACGACTAGAAGTATCCACCAGGCATCAACTTGATAACTTGCTATATGTGCTGTCTCAGTAAGCAATGTCTGTGAGGCTCTTTGGTCTGTAGAATGGTGAAGCATGTTCAGTGCCGCCAGTCGTACCTTCTTACTTTGAAACTTTTGGATATAAGTTGTACAACACCATGCCTAGTCATGAATGGAATCTACCAGTAagctcaatagctctgttgataccATCAGATCTGTGCAGGTGCAGTATTTTTCTGTTTCTGTCAGGTTTGAATTTGACTGAATTTGGTTCATGTATTTTAGTTGCTTGTCCTATAAAAAATATGGTTGGTGAACAATGACTGGCACACGATCTAATTTCCTATGGTTCTTACTTGTGGATTTACCTTTTTTAGGGTTTGCTTTTGTCTACTTTGAGGATGAGCGTGATGGTGATGATGCCATACGGGCTCTGGATGGTTATCCCTTTGGCCCTGGGAGACGCAGACTTTCAGTGGAGTGGTCAAGGGTAATTTCTCTTGCTGGTCTTGCAACTCCACTAAACCTTAACACAGAGAAAGTCATAAAACTGTGTCCTGTCATATGCTGACTACCGTCTGATTTAGGTGGTATTTGAAATAATATTGGCTTCGGTTCATTTTGTAATTCTTCTCTGGTGATTCATTTAACAGGGTGACCGTGGAACCAGGCGTGATGACCGTGATGGATACAGTAAACCACCAGTGAATACTAAGCCCACCAAGACACTGTTTGTCATTAACTTTGACCCGATCAACACAAGAGTCAGTGATCTTGAAAGGCATTTTGGTCATTTTGGGAGGATTTCAAATGTTCGGATAAGGAAGAACTTTGCTTTCGTGCAATTTGAAACACAGGAAGAAGCCTCAAAAGCACTAGATGCTACTCATTTGACGTAAGTGCCACTTTCACCTGTTTTTAAGTTTGTATAGTCAGCATAGTCTGACTTCAGTTGCATACTGGTAGTTAGTATCACTTTCACCTGTTTTTCTACAGAAGTTCAGTTTTTTagcagaatctgactgcagttggcATGTTGGTAGTTGGTACCAGTTCCACCTGTTTTTCTACAGAAGCTTAGTTATTGCTAAATGTATTGCGTGCTGTTTCATAAGCTTATGTGGTATGGATGGTTTGAAAACAGTATTACAGTATAAAAATATGCCTGATTGATGCTCATTCCCCTCTGCAGGAAGTTACTGGACAGAGTGATTTCTGTTGAGTATGCCTTCAGGGATGACAGTGAACCAGGTGACAAGTATGACAGGCCAAGTAGAGGTGGTGGCTATGGAAGGCAGGATGACAGTTCATATCGCCGTTCTGTCAGCCCAATGTACCGAAGGTCACGACCTAGTCCTGACTATGGCCGTCCAGCGAGTCCTCAGTATGGTGCATATGGCAGGAGCAGGAGCCCTGTTCGTGATCGCTATCGAAGGTAATGCACTTACATTGTTTTTCTTTGATCTTCGTATGGTTGCATTCTTGGTACTGCTGGCAGATGCTTTCATTAGGATCTCCTTTCGAATTAGCCAAACCACTTTAGTCTGGTTAGTTACCGTGTTCTATTTTTTTGGCATGAAACATTTACTGCTGTGGATATTATCTGCCTCGTATGTTGTTATGATTCACTTCTGACATCAGTTATTAGTCCCTACGTTACTGCCAGCTACCCGTTGGTGGCCTTTGATCccatctgacaataacattgcagaaaTGTATTTATAAACGTCGAGTATTCAATTCTTTTTGTGAGGAAGAGTATCCAGTCATTCACTTGTTAACTATATATGTTTCCTGTTATTTGATGAGATCTTTTTGTATGATTGCAGCCGATCTCCTGTCCAGCGCTCAAGGTCCCCAGCTCCCAACAGAAGAGGTTATGACTGATGGACAGTTATCTCGGTTTATGGTAGCGAGGCAGCTTCCATATGCTGTTCTAGCTCTAGCATTAGTAAACAAGAACACCTATGTACCCCTACCGAAGCTTATCGTTTAGCTGACATCGTGTTATAAGAAGCTGGACCTGTCCTTTGACAACTGCTTTGTCGTCGTGTGTTATAAGAAGTTAGACCTGCACTTTGACACCTGCTTTGTGCCTAAATTGCGTCATTTTCGTATATCTGTGTGTCTATTTATGTCTGGATTTTGTGTGATATTTTCGTAGAAATTTCTGGTTATCTCGTTTCCTGCTTACTTGGACCTCCAGTCCAAAATATAAGGTCAAACATTTCtaattttgaccaagtttatataaattaTATCAACATCTATAATACTCCCTTTGCCCGAAAAAACTTGTACCGACCTTATCtcacaaatggatgtatctagcactaacttggtgctagatacatccatttgagggacaaactttttcggacggagggagtattatcaaataaaaatgaaaacatTTGTAATGTTACTGATTTGGTATTATACTTATTGATCTTTTgctctataatcttggtcaaacataaAGTTGTCTTTTCTAAAAAATTAACACATTGTAACTGAATTTGGAAGAATTTCATAACTGAAAACATAGTTTCAAACTGATTTTGACGGAGCGGAGCAGTCCGAAGATATGAGATGTTTCAGATGAGAGAGGGAGTAATAATTATTAACTATTTCACTTCATAAAAATTCCAGATACTGCCTGATATTCTAAGTAAAGAATATTTCCTGTGATTTTTTCATGGGGATGCTGTTTCTGTGGTGTAGTGGACACAAAATTTTAGTGTGTTCTACCAATAGTCCCCACAGGAGCAGGAGCCGTCTCTGAAATGGTGGAACCTCCTGACATCCCTGAGCACAATCTCCCGCCCAACCATCTTTGAAATGAACTTGGCCGCCTCATGGCAGTCGTTGCACACCCTCAGGTTCTTGGCCACCCTGATGGCGGCGCCGGCCGGCGCCCGCAGCAGCCCGAAGGCGATGGCGAGCTTCTCGCTGTGGTACCGGAGcatggccgccttctcggcctcgccGACGTCGTGGAGCACGCACGACGTGTCGGGCGCGTACCCCTCGCGCCGCATCCGCTCCCAGAGCGCGTCCATGTGCGCGTGCACCTCCGCGCTCGCCGGGTGGGCCGACTCGCCGGCCATGAACCGGTGGATCGCGCCGTCGAGCTCGATCCAGCTGCACCCGGGCTCCTTGGCCACGCCCTGCCGCCGCATccttgcccgcgccgccgccgacttCTCCCACATCCCGGCGGCGGAGTAGATGTTGCAGAGGAGGATGTAGTGGCTGGCTTCGTCGGGTTCTAGCTCGAAGAGCCGCTCGGCGGCGACCTCGCCGAGCTCCACGTTCCGGTGCAGCCGGCACGCGCCCAGCAGGCTGCTCCACGCCGACACCTGGTGCTCCCCGGGTGCCATGGAGGTGATGATCGTGTACGCCTCGTCCAGCCTCCCCGCCCGACCGAGCACGTCGACGACGCAGGCGTGGAGGTCCGGCGTCGGCTTGACGCCGTGGTCCCTCTCCATGCCGCGGAACAGCTCGAGCCCACGGTCGACCAGGCCGGAGTGGCTGCACGCCGCCAGGGCGGCGATGAAGGTGACCTCGTTGGgcgtcgcctcgccgcccgccgccatcTCGTCGAAGAGCGCCACCGCCTCGCCGCCGAGCCCGTGCATCCCGTAGGCCATGATGAGGACGTTCCAGGTGATGACGTTCCGCCTGGGCAGCCGGTCGAACAccgccctcgacgccgccaggCAGCCGCACTTGGCGTACATGTCCACCAGCGCGCTGCCCACGGCGATGTCCGACTCCAGCGCGTGCCGCACCGCGTACCCGTGGATCTCCTtccccctcgccggcgccgccagCGCCGCGCACCCCGGCAGCAGCGTCATCAGCGTGATGTTGTTCGGCATGACAATGgcgtcttcttcttcctttgatgatgatgatggcagctGCATCTCCGTGACGAGCTGGAACGCCTCGGCGACGTGCCCCTGCACGACGCAGCCGGTGATGAGGGTGTTCCAGGACACGACGTCGCGGGGGGCGATCACGGCGAAGATCCGACGCGCCACGTCCATCTCGCCGAGGCGCGCGTACATGTCCATGAGCGCGTTCTGCACGAACCGGTTGCCTGCCATGCCGCGCTTCACCACGTACCCGTGCATGGCCTCCTTGCCGGCGAGCCCCTCCGAGCGCGCGCACGCCGGGAGCACGCCGGACATGGTGGTCTCGCTGGGCGTGCACCCGGCCTCCGCCTCCATCCGCGAGAATAGCTGGAGCGCTTCCGCGTCCATCCCGGCCTGCGCGTAGCCGCAGATCATGGCGTTCCACATGCCCAGCTGCCGCCCGGGCTCCGGCACCATGTCGAACACATTCCGCGCGTTCCCCACCCGCTCGTTGCCGGCGTACATGTCCACCAGCGCGCTCGCCACGAACGAGTTGGCGGCGAGGTCCGCGTCCTTGAGGACGACGGCGTGGATCTCCCTGCCCAAtgcgagcatctccagccgcgagcACGCCGGGAGCGCGCTCGCGAACGTCACGCCGTCCGGCCGCACGCCGAGCGCCACCATGTCGTAGAGCACCTCCACGGCCTCGGCGCACCGGCCGCCCTGCACGAGCAGGCTGATCATGGTGTTCCACGTCACGACGTCGCCGCCGCCGGGGGAGAACGCGGCCGCGGTGGTGCGGAAGAGCGTCTGCGCGTCGTCgacgaggccgaggcgcgcgtACATGGAGAGCAGCGCGTTGAAGGGGAAGCGCTCGCGGCCCTCGTCGAGGAACCCGTGCTTGAGCGCGAAGGCGTGGGCCTCGCGGCCGAGGCGCCGGccgtcgtcgccggcgaggtgggaGCAGGCAAGCAGCACGCTGACGAGGGTGAAGGAGCTGACGTCGTGGCGGGCCTCGGCGAGCATGCCGCGGAGGGCGTCGAGCGCGCGCTCCCACTGCCGGAACAGGCAGAGCGCGGAGATGAGCGAGTTGTAGGACACGGCGTCGCGGAGCCCCGGCGGCGTGGCGGCGAAGAGCGCGAGCGCGGCGTCGAGGTCGCCGCAGCGCGCGTAGGCGGTGAGGAGCGCGTTGCCGGCGGCGGGGGTGgggcggtggaggagcgcgcggcggagggcggccgcgTGGAGCGCGCGCGCGGCGCGGGCGTCCCGGAGCGCGGCCGCGGACTTGAtggccggcgggagcgcgaagtgGTCGAGCTGCGCGGAGGAGGCCGAGAGGGAGGAGAGCGCGCGGAGGGCGGCGGCGTGGTTCCCGGCGGCGGTGAGGGAGCGGATGGTGGCGGAGGTGGGCGGCGGGGCCGCCGGTGGGGCGACAGTGACGGCCATGGAGTGACCTCAGCTGGCTGGCTGAGCGGCGAGGAGCGTCGAGGCCTGGAGGATAAGCCAgcctgattttttttcttttaaaaatgcCAGCCGGTGGGACAGGAATATTTGGGATATGGTTCCACATGCACCCGTTATGAATAGCAAA is a window of Triticum dicoccoides isolate Atlit2015 ecotype Zavitan chromosome 2B, WEW_v2.0, whole genome shotgun sequence DNA encoding:
- the LOC119361686 gene encoding serine/arginine-rich splicing factor RS31-like; amino-acid sequence: MPSHEWNLPVSSIALLIPSDLCRCSIFLFLSGFAFVYFEDERDGDDAIRALDGYPFGPGRRRLSVEWSRGDRGTRRDDRDGYSKPPVNTKPTKTLFVINFDPINTRVSDLERHFGHFGRISNVRIRKNFAFVQFETQEEASKALDATHLTKLLDRVISVEYAFRDDSEPGDKYDRPSRGGGYGRQDDSSYRRSVSPMYRRSRPSPDYGRPASPQYGAYGRSRSPVRDRYRSRSPVQRSRSPAPNRRGYD
- the LOC119361687 gene encoding pentatricopeptide repeat-containing protein At3g57430, chloroplastic-like; its protein translation is MAVTVAPPAAPPPTSATIRSLTAAGNHAAALRALSSLSASSAQLDHFALPPAIKSAAALRDARAARALHAAALRRALLHRPTPAAGNALLTAYARCGDLDAALALFAATPPGLRDAVSYNSLISALCLFRQWERALDALRGMLAEARHDVSSFTLVSVLLACSHLAGDDGRRLGREAHAFALKHGFLDEGRERFPFNALLSMYARLGLVDDAQTLFRTTAAAFSPGGGDVVTWNTMISLLVQGGRCAEAVEVLYDMVALGVRPDGVTFASALPACSRLEMLALGREIHAVVLKDADLAANSFVASALVDMYAGNERVGNARNVFDMVPEPGRQLGMWNAMICGYAQAGMDAEALQLFSRMEAEAGCTPSETTMSGVLPACARSEGLAGKEAMHGYVVKRGMAGNRFVQNALMDMYARLGEMDVARRIFAVIAPRDVVSWNTLITGCVVQGHVAEAFQLVTEMQLPSSSSKEEEDAIVMPNNITLMTLLPGCAALAAPARGKEIHGYAVRHALESDIAVGSALVDMYAKCGCLAASRAVFDRLPRRNVITWNVLIMAYGMHGLGGEAVALFDEMAAGGEATPNEVTFIAALAACSHSGLVDRGLELFRGMERDHGVKPTPDLHACVVDVLGRAGRLDEAYTIITSMAPGEHQVSAWSSLLGACRLHRNVELGEVAAERLFELEPDEASHYILLCNIYSAAGMWEKSAAARARMRRQGVAKEPGCSWIELDGAIHRFMAGESAHPASAEVHAHMDALWERMRREGYAPDTSCVLHDVGEAEKAAMLRYHSEKLAIAFGLLRAPAGAAIRVAKNLRVCNDCHEAAKFISKMVGREIVLRDVRRFHHFRDGSCSCGDYW